TACCCAAATTAGCCGTTGggaatgtgccaggctaatggcaagtggcaggctaATGGCAGTggcattacctgccactgtttataagctgtttctAATACCAGCGCAATGCCAAGCATTCATCTAGTCATATCTAACAAAATGCTTTTCATAATGTGTCCTTAAAAGCGTGATTTATACAGCCACACACGTCAAATTTTATTGAAACTGAATTGAAAACGACAGAACATGATTGCCATTAAAGCGCTGAGATCAAGCTAAAGTGTGATTATGaagtctataattgcaaagactgacagaatagagacgtaaAGCTGCAGCTTAAACGCAATAGCCGGTATCAACTATAACAAtggcaactagtgatgtcattatgTCATAGTTTTCCTCTGAGCATTTGaaccgcgatcaaattttgtcgatttcaatcttaaTAATCCCAGCAGCCAaagcacctcaaacatcaaaaacaattgcagatGATAAAAATCacccatactttctgataaaatctattaaaattttgtccaagttcatctttaataagTCACCAATTTTCTATCaagtgttttatttatttattttattttatcaagtAAATATAGTCACcaagtatagatattttactCTAATTTATGATTTAGTTTGTTGTTTTGGGTGATCTGAATGCCacgatgttttaagattaaatttgGTAAAACTTAATTTGGGTTGAAAAAACTCAGAAAACTTTGAGGATTCTTTGACCTCTCGTAAGTTGAAGCCTTTTTTCAACTGGTGAAAATGTtatgaaagaaaaaatattacaagtttaaaaaactctcaATTTCATAAGTAAATTACTTAAAAGATTGGAACATACAAATTAGTCAAATCACTCAAGTCATGATAGAAACATGTTGATCCTTTTCAAAACAGTTTCAGACAATTACACCGAGACGCCTaacaaaatgctttaaaagCAGAGAAGACGTTGAAGTTTTTCGCAAAAAACTGAAAGTATTAAAGTAAAACTTACTGTGCTGGTTGAAATGGATGGCAAGACTTGGTAAGACCAAATATCTCCCAACACAGTTCCTCTGAAACCGCCGACAACCAACAATAGATTGCCATTTACTACGACGGTGGCGTGTGAGTGCCGTCCTTTGCTGTCAAGTCTGTTCACTACAAATCGCAACAGAGATAACGAGCCCATCTCTGTTGACTCCCTTGGGCTAGTTTAATAATTCCAACTTATTAGATCTAACCCGGATAAACTACCAAATACTAAGATAGGAGCCTTCACCGCCTAGTGAACTATAAACTAGGCATGgaataaattttatacaatAGCTTATTGGCGACAGTAGTATCAAACTCGCATGCAACGCCTATTCAGCTAATAACCTACTACTCAACAAAATGAGAGTATATaaggagttatctgctctttaaataatattgattgaAAACACTTTGAAGCTCGGGCCTGTGatagtttcactttgttttcAAACTTCCAATTTTTGGAAGTatgaaaatcattaaaaatgttttttcatttaaaaattttgaattttaaagaCTTAAAAATCCAGGTTTACaaaattttggtaaaatttgaaaatttcaaattaaaaatgtttttaatttaagttttgaattttaaaaacttaaaaatccAGGATTACACAATTTTGGTAGCCTTGTTCgattatgtttacaatataatTCTGAAGTTTCACGTGATTTGGATTATTAATTCTAAAGATATCCTCGAAATACTGAGGGCACTTCTAACTGACCAAGAAATGACAAAATGGTCGCTGACAGAGCATCAGTTTCTAATGCCATAATGATGGAAATTCTCGGTAATGAAGGATCAAAAATAGATAtcatttgaaaattttgtttccttagcaacaagagctttacactaaaactgtttttctattcataacaaatacacactctatcagacttgGTGTTCGGCGATCGTTCTGTTTCTCCAGTTATCTCTAAAACAACACTTTTTTGAAAGAGTGAAAAaaaactagttttcaatttgatttcTGATTTTTAGGTTCTCCAAGCTTGGAGCTTCAAAAGGATATTCAGTTTAAAAAGAGTTGTGCTATCCTATGTACTTTTACAGTTTGTGGAAAGTTGTTAATGAAGGCTAGGGTCAGAGAActtacttgtatatacaagattagTCTTCCAAGTTCAAATGAGTAAGCAATTCTtaattttatatgtaaatataaaattaaaagtatataaatatattatatgtatatgttataatatatatattaaaaaatatatattatacatataacatatatattatatatatcagtcGCTTATAATTGCTTGTACAGCAGtgcaagaaaaaataaaaatataaacataaaaatgaatgGTAGGTTCGGTCACTACAatctacaattcactatcccgatTTCTCCGGATCaaattaccaattttaaaatcttttgttcaactcactgaATAATTTCTGATTTTCGTTTCAATTTTTTGGCAGGTGACGAAGAAAAACATTTAGTTGATGAGTACTGACGCCAATAACAAGCTACTCAtacatatatcttatatctatacatatatttctcaaagtatgtccgtgtgtcgtatgtttgtctgcattccggctatagctattattagaataactgcagctggacaacaatgctgacgtaATGTCATgaagtaccgtcattagaagcctagcctATTAAGCGGCTTAGTGGAATGttccattggcaatctgccaggctaatagcttgaaagttagttttttgacaaaattttaaaacctttacagttgtttttatttttctctcaatttgtttcaactacacaaaacacttctctcatgatatgtagtttgaaagttagaatgggaaatgttgttatatgttaaatacaaagcaattttctgttcagacttttttattactcgggcaatgccgggtagcacagctggtacgtctatatatatatatatatatatatatatatatatatatatatatatatatatatttctcaaagtatgtccgtatgtctgcctgcattccggctataactattattagaataactgtagctggacaacaatgctgacaaaACGTCATGGAGTACCGACATTACATTAAAAGCCTcgcagcttactggaattttccattggcaatgtgccaggccaatagcttgaaagttacagttgtttgacaaagtttcaaaacccttacagttgtttttatttttctcttaatttatttcaactacacaaaatacttctctcatgatatgcagtttgaaagctagaatggtaaatgttgttagatgttaaatacaaatcaattttctatccagacttttttattacctgtgcaacgccaggtagcacagctagtacttatacatgtatatatatggatGCAGTGGTATCTCAGTTTTTTTAATCGAGCTCCGAGCTGTTCAAGTTAGGAATCATTCGAGTaccaaggttccactgtaatTACGTAGTGATGCGTATaagaaaagattttttttaaataagcaTAATAGCTATATCTGtagtaaaaattgttttctttatGAATCTTCCTCCACAAAAGTCTCAGATTTAGCGAAACAATGAATTGTCAAAAGCATAATTCTCAAGCTTTATGTACACTAGCTAGACATTAAAACCTTCATCACTCGATAAATTTCAAAAAACCTTgttcagcaaaataaaaacgtGCCAAAAAATTCTCTGAGCTGCAATTTTAGCTTATTAAATTTGTAGACAATTGTTCAGTGATGACAACCTGCCATAGCGAGTCAAACAGTTTCTCTTTCTCATGGACAGCAAACTTGGTTTCGCTTCACATGGAAATATAAATTCCGCTACCTTTAGTGACATACtaaaagccaataaaaaaaCTGATGTATTTGAAAGCGTAGTGCATATCAATACTGTATGTAAGCTAAAGCGATCATTTGTGACGCAAACAGGTTTTCACAGAAACCTGCCAAAACCAAAGAGGAAATTGTCAGCTAGCATCAGATAGTCGATTAGATGTCCATCGTTATATAATTTTAAGTTAAGTTTTAAGTCGTTACTTATTAATACGTTAAGTTCCATACAGTGAGTGTAGGGACAccctatataataatataataattatcatataataataatataataattattatataataatatagtaatttaCACAATAATATTAAGTCGTTTCACAAGAACATTACTcctaattaaattttaaagttgtctACCCATGATCAATTTAGAACAAGGCTCACACTTGGCTATAACCACACCTCCCACAAATAAAACAGTCAAAAATCCAGAGCTATCTCGCCATACCCTGAAGCCCGAGTGACTCATGCATCTCCTCGAGGTCGACCCATCTGTTACAGATGATGTGGTAAACATAGACATCGGCATTGATGCAAGGATCGTTGTTACTCTGACGAGATGATTGGCCACCATAAATGACCATGTAGTTGCCCATAATATCCGCAGTGTGTAAAGCGAGTGATTTTGGGGCAGACGAAAGCAGTAACGTCCAATGCTGCTTTTCGATGTCGAAGGAGTAGAGGTTAGAGCTGTAAAAGAGGTACAAAAACATAAATGCCCTGGTTGATATTCggtaattatattaatatttaatattattactataatatatcataatattaataaaatatattataatatttaatattataatatattatattataatattaatatattataatattaataaaataaattatattaatattataatattaatataatatattatattaatatttaatattataatataaatatattataataatataatatattattataatatatataataatataatgatattaatattatagCCAACAAAACAGAGAGTGGTGGCTAACCGTGATGAGTTCATGTCAGAACTCAGTAAATAATGGTTTTTACAacattaaaatagaaaaaaacttgaACTCATCTCAGTGGTTTCCTTCATCGACAGTCGACTGCACCTGTTATTGCATGTTAACCTGTTAACAAATTCAACCAAGCAGTTACATAATCAGGTAAAACGCAGAGGGTGTCTCTCCTGAATCATTCATTGTTAACTAGAGAGTGCACTACTCGTTATTTGTGTTTCCATGGTTTCTGTATTTCAGACATTCTATGTTTAAACAAACTTATGGTACAAGAAATGAAAATATGGTTTATGATCTTGACCTGCAAAGTAAAATCTATTGTGGTTTTAAAATCGTCTTAAAAATTTATTGGTAACCTTATTAAAAGTCCTGCTGTATAACTAACTAGCTGGAAAAGAAGCTGTATTAAGCTGATAtcagaaaataataataattcactTAACCAATCTATGAGAAGTTGTTTGCCCTTGGTAACATTGTATCAGTGATACAGTGAATATTGTTTCAGCGAGATGTTTCTAAGAAGTGTCTCCTTAAAGGTGATCATACACCATTGAAGTGATGCAAAAGACAATATCGATATAAAGATGAGGCTTCAAGCTTCAAGTTAAAATGATTTTTGTCTAGAGATATAGTAGATCAGTCTAGATATATAGTAGATCAGTCTAGAGATATAGTAGATCAGTCTAGATATATAGTAGATCAGTCTAGAGATATAGTAGATCAGTCTAGAGTTATAGTAGATCAGTCTAGAGATATAGTAGATCAGTCTAGAGATATAGTAGATCAGTCTAGAGATATAGTAGATCAGTCTGGAGATATAGTAGATCAGTCTAGAGATATAGTAGATCAGTCTAGAGATATAGTAGATCAGTCTAGAGATAAAGTAGATCAGTCTAGAGATATAGTAGATCAGTCTAGATATATAGTAGATCAGTCTAGAGATATAGTAGATCAGTCTAGAGATATAGTAGATCAGTCTAGAGATATAGTAGATCAGTCTAGAGATATAGTAGATCAGTCTAGAGATATAGTAGATCGGTCTAGAGATATAGTAGATCAGTCTAGAGATATGGTAGATCAGTCTAGAGATAAAGTAGATCAGTCTAGAGATATAGTAGATCAGTCTAGAGATATAGTAGATCAGTCTAGAGATATAGTAGATCAGTCTAGAGATATAGTAGATCAGTCTAGAGATAAAGTAGATCAGTCTAGAGATATAGTAGATCAGTGTAGAGATATAGTAGATCAGTCTAGAGATATAGTAGATCAGTCTAGAGATATAGTAGATCAGTCTAGGGATATAATAGTTGGAATGAGCTCCTTTATTAAAATGCTCCGACTCTAGCggaagtgtgattatgacgtttaTTATAGTTGCCCGTTGGCAAAGAGGCTGACAGAATAGACGCAATAGCCGATACGAATTACGACAGAGACAGGCAGCCGCACAACTATTGACATCATTtgggcatgtatttttcttctgaacatTTAAACTGAAATCatgtttagttttaattttaattgtcatgtttaattttgaaacatcttggcagtaagatcatctcaaacatcaaaaacaatcgaaaatgataagaaaataccgatattttttaataataattttaataaaaatttaattaaaataaaataaattttaatttttaataataaaatatactaaaatgcTGTCTAAGTTCATCTTCAAAAAGGTCAAAACGGTGAGGATAAGGAATGTGCAGGTAAATGTTACTAAATGAGCAAAAGGTGAAATAAGTTCAGATATTTTTATGCATGACCTTTTATAAGACGTGCACTTATCCCGTCCATTGCAAGATGGCATCCTAGAGACGCGGATGAAGAGAGGGAAGAAAGATGGGCATGAATGAGAGATGGATATTAGAAAAAGAGAGTGTTGGAATGGACAGGGAAGGAGAAGGGAAGGAGAAGGGAAGGAGAAGGAAAAGATCAGTATGAGGGAGAAATAGACATGAAAGAGAGAGATGCAGATTAAAAAAGAGAAAGATAAACATGAGAGAGAATAGAATAGATGTGGAAATAGAGAGGAATAGATgtgagagggagagataaaCATGCGAGAGAAAAAGGACATCACCAGAAAGGAGAGACACACCTGTGCTTAGAGAACCTCGAGGTGTCAGATGTGTGACCACCAAAGATAATCAACGAATTACTATCCTGATGATAGACTGTAGAGTGGCCAGCTAGTGAGTAGTACTTGCTGTTGCCACTGCGGATGATCACATCTTCCCACGAGCCTcctataagtatatataaaattcgTGTAAAAACTATAGCAAAGCTATCATGAGAAATATTCAGGATCATGCACCCAGAACCTCACAACTCAAAACTTCAAAAACATAGAAactaaaaaacttaaaaaaaaactgcaaatattTTCTAGATAGTTGATACGTTATTACTTATAAAATAGACATTTTAAACTACAGTaggtaaaaataaaactttaaagctACCCTTCTTACAGAAGTTGAACCCGATCAAATTCGTCTACCACAGTCTATAATTATGTGGAAATATGGCAGACATACTCCGAACGATGCAAATGAGAGCATGACTCCAAATATACTGTAAAGAAGAGCATGATCTACTAACATACTGTAAAGGAGAGCATGACTCTGGACATACTGTAAAGGAGAGTACAATATACCAACATACTACAATAGAGAGCATGACTCCAAATATACTGTAACGTAGagcataatatacatgtaccagcATACTGTAAAGAAAAGCATGCTATAACAACATACTGTAAAGAAGAGCATGATAGACCAACATACTGTAAAGGAGAGCATGACTCCACACATGCTGTGAAGGAGAGCATAATCTACTAACATACTGTAAAGGAGAGCATGACTCCAAACATACTGTAAAGGAGAGCATgatatactaacatattgtGAAAGAGAGCATGACTCCAAACGTAATGTAAAGCATGATAATTATACTAACATACTGTAAAGGAGAGAATGACTCCAAACATACTGTAATGGAGAGCATGACATATAACATACTGCAAAGGAGCATGACTCCAAACATACTGTAAAGGAGAGCATGACTCCAAATATACTGTAAAGGAGAGCTTGATAATTATAATAACATAGTGTAAAGGAGAGCATGACTACAACCATACTGTAAAGGAGAGCATGATATATGAACATACTGTAAAGGAGAGCATGACTCCAAACATACTGTAAATGAGAGCATGATATTCTAACATAAAGTGATGCATCAGGTGGTAAGTTTTTCACTGAGAAGAATCAGTGAAAAACTATTTACtagtagaaaaaaatttactagGTCTACCTAGTAAACATTGCTCCCAGAGTGATTCTCAAGCTAGGTAAGATTATTAAAATTCACTCAAACCGGTTTGAACTGGTGTCTTGTCTGGtatcagttttttatttatatggaaatttcaattgcaaaaaaatttcaaagatggagttatcaattttatcaaaactgTACATTATATAGCAGTTTTGCATAGGCATTGAAGGGTGTAGAGttatatagttttaataaacCTCAAACGTCAATGAAGCCAGTGATCTATAAACAAATATCATAGATTTACATAATAGACTATCTATGACAATAAAACCTGCAAAAGCACATCATTTTTATACAAACTGATGTTTGAACAATTGAAATTTTCGAGTTGAACTACTCCAAACAAAGTTATATCTATGACTTTCCTACTCAAATATTGACTGTTTGAAGAATAGAACTACAGTGCgccctcaggatatgattaccTTAAGACATACGATATTTTCACCTTCTGAAGTTGAACCTGATGATTTTTCCCCCTCGCCCTACAAATCTTATTTTATCATctgaattcaacaaaattttgacTAAAATTTGTCTAAAACTGACTAAAATTGACTAAtgaaattattagcaagcacgattctagcagctttcaaAATTTATATAGTTTGAGACAGATAACGCTACAAGTAAGAAAAATACTAAACAATTCGCCATAATAAATACGGTGCAACTGACTTGAATGCGCTAAAAATGGCAACTCTGTGTGCAACTAAACTTTCgcagttaaaaaacaaattgttatcaataaaaaatcaattcGTAGCCATGGTGTACAAACGTAAAGAAACCAAAAATAATGCGATCCAGGCAATTGCATCGTATGTTTTATGTTGAATTGcgctggtacttttattgtgtgtcgtggTACAGGTATTGGACTCTACCAATTacgaaagctgctaaaatcgcgcttgctaataatttgtttagccaattaaaagcgtttcgtggACGATTTCGGTGCGCATGCACAGCACTGAcgattctgtgaatttcggctgAATAATTCTGTTTTTCGTTCACTTTGTGATTTCTGTCGAAACCAATGAAACAATCAGCATATGTGGCCGAACCTTTAGAATAGGCTGTTGATGCTTCATAGAGCGTATGAACACCTAATCCTACCTTCAAGTTCAAAATTCTTAACCCCAGTGCATCAGTTTTGCAGTTGCTATCAGTTATCAGTACACAACTGGATTCTGAAGGGCAAATGTGGGCCACTATTAGCAAAAATCATAAGATTTTTGAACATCTGTACcacatttttttcattatcataATAATGATTTACATAGATGGAGTCGAGTCAAACCTCGGATGTAGCGGTAAGGGTGGAAACTGACCATTTAGGTCGAAACCAATTAAACAATCGACCGAACCTTCAGGCAGTACTGCTATAAAACCAACATGCAACAACTTGAGATTCACCACAAAACTGAATTAATAGAATAAAACCATTTGTGTTATTTTACAAACCAACTGCTAAAAAGGTAAAGAATTATTGTAATATCTAGTATTAAAATGTTATtagtattaaatattattattagtaaaatagtattaaaataaataattattataatctCTATTACAGTATTCtaacattattaaaatagtattattagtaaaattgtaataaaataaagaattATTGTAATCTCTATTaaagtattataatattattattaaaaatagtatTACTGgtcaaatagttttaaataaagaATTATTATGTCTAGTATTAAAATCCCTATCAACCTATTGAAGCCCGAAAGAAAACTGTCTGACAAGAACTTACCAGGACCACTGAGAGTATCATATCTGATGATTGACTGAGAGAACTCCTGTTGGCTATTGAGACCCCCTACTATATAAAGGAATGTGTCGACAGATGTCAACGTGTGGTCTGTGAGGCTGTCTGGCAAATCGGGCAGTTGTGTCCAGCTCATTGTATCAAAACAGAACCTTCAACAGAAGCATTCCAAGAGTATTGGCACAAAACACACTACACcttatttcattttaatactAGATGAATACCCACCATTgaacaggtaataaaataataacctAATTAATTTAAGTGAGTAACCTCATAAGTTAGTAGTCTAAATTTTTACTGAAACAATAGCAGtgtttgaagccagcttaataatcattacgttacgcgtaatgatgaactgtgctagttaataacccCAAGCGCTTTTAGTTggagtattttaactgatgtgaTGAATATCATCCCAACATTCCTCCCTACTCGTCAGTTGAATGATTGTATTGTAGTGGTTTACATCACTAATCTTCAGAcctggaggttccgagatcaaatcctttgCAAaacggatttttcattgctagatttcaaTCGCTTTAAATTATCACATGAACAGACAgaaaacaaacattgagatatatatgtagttaaaaTTCACAATTTCTTTCCAGGTCTGATACTGTAGAAACTTGTCATATGAAATTTCCATGTTATAAAATGTCTTTTTGAAGAAATATCGCTCCAACTTAGAAAAGATGTTTCTAGATAAAAAAAGGCCAAAAAGAAAAGCCTTTCATATTTTAACCCGTTAGTCTCACTCATGTTTCATTTGCGAAAGTCAGTAAAAGGCAAATCTTTATTTTTGTACACGATGTTTTCTCTCAGCTGTCAACTGTTAGCAAAGCGAAGACTGCTGGCCTTATACTCCCAGTGGTCTTCGCTGGCCTTATACTCCCAGTGGTCTTCGCTGGCCTTATACTCCCAGCGGTCTTCGCTTAGCTTAAGTCGCCAATGCCAAAGGTAGTTTTTATGTTATTCATAGTTTTATCCGTTATTTCTCTGCTCATCCTTCTTCCCATGTGTACTTTTTATGCAGTATACTTGTTACAGGTTTCAAcgattatttataatttatccAAATATTATGTCCAAGTTTTGTGAGGAATTGAAACGAATTAGGCCATTTATATGCTTAAATCGTTTTTACTTATGAAATTTTCTACACATGAAACGGCTTCCAAAACGAATTAACTTTTTAAGTAAAGGTTCTACTGTGCTACCAACACACTACCAGTACAATATATAACACCAAAACATGATAAATTACGACGATTGCTAGGCAGCGTCGATCTGGTTGATAAAATTGTCTCACCTCCAGAATTGTCTGAGAAAACTCGTCAGGTTCCTGCCTCCAGCGATATACATGCAATCGTCCACCTGCGCAGCACCATGTTGGTATGAAGCCTGAGGCCATGGAGAACTTAAACTCACTCTGCAAAAGGAGAAACCAAGCCTTGTTAGCTCACATAACGTCGAAACGTCGATTTAACAATTGGCAAAATATGCTGATCGACAACACAAGCCGGAGACTAATGCAAGGTTACTCATAGCCAATCAACAATTAGAATGGTTTAGTGTGCCTCTCATCAGCTCTTCTTCAAAGGAGATCAGATTGTAGatttgaaaaaaactgaaaCAAAAGAACCTTTCTATCAATTATGATAACAAAAAATGATCCCAAGCCAACCGAAGGCAGTTCATGTCTCTCCAGTTGTCAAGATACATTAGGCTCATTAAGGTGGAGTCGCCATCTTGCAATGCATCTGCTTGGATTGAACACATGGTGATTGTTCTCGGGGAACACAAAGATACACAGATGAATAGATCTACTCATCTTATTTATCCCGTCCTGAGCAGGTATTATGCACCCTGCTATGTTGAAGTCATATCAACTATGTATGAAGCTGTCCACACAATAGCCCAAATAAGTAGAAGtgaaaaaatgtattttatcagtGTAGTTTAGCTAAAATTAATAAACATTAGTACaagaacaaaataaacaaaacgaattatttttaattaaaattcgAACTTGTATTATCAAAACAATTATAAAGTACTGGTAATCTATAGATTTCAGAAAACATTGTCTACAACTATGGTGAAACAGTAAACCTGAACTCCTAGCAGAAATTCAAGTTGTCGTCGAGGAATATCCTACATCATTCATGAAGTCCAAACTAAAAGGCTTTGATTTAAGAAAAAAAGTTAAACTAATGCGACTGTTGATATGGAAAGTTTAGCATAATCTATTACATTATTACAGAAGAAGATAATTCCTTATCAAAACATACTTGTTAGACACGTAACtgctgccataaacgtgcagcCTCAGTTCCTTTAAAACCAACTGTTTGTCATATTTTCCAATTAATTTCACTCAACCAATGTCCCACATGTACCATGGTATGCAAAATCAACTGGAC
Above is a genomic segment from Watersipora subatra chromosome 6, tzWatSuba1.1, whole genome shotgun sequence containing:
- the LOC137398310 gene encoding coiled-coil domain-containing protein 1-like codes for the protein MSKEDIVDQSRYIVDQSRDIVDQSRYIVDQSRDIVDQSRVIVDQSRDIVDQSRDIVDQSRDIVDQSGDIVDQSRDIVDQSRDIVDQSRDKVDQSRDIVDQSRYIVDQSRDIVDQSRDIVDQSRDIVDQSRDIVDQSRDIVDRSRDIVDQSRDMVDQSRDKVDQSRDIVDQSRDIVDQSRDIVDQSRDIVDQSRDKVDQSRDIVDQCRDIVDQSRDIVDQSRDIVDQSRDIIVGMSSFIKMLRL